ATGATGACAATGTATTTTCTTGCACCGGCCCTGATGCTCCACGATGGCCAATTATAGCGATAGGTTGTACACTAGCAGAATGTAACAAAAGAAAGGCAATTATCATCTTTTTCATACAATCTCCTTTTTATGTGAAGCGTATATGAAAAACATAACTAAAAATAAATACATTTTTATAGAAAAAAATTAAATTTAATAATCAGAAAATTTTTGACCTGCAAGAAAATGGAAATGTAAATGAAACACACTTTGACCAACATCAGAACCATTATTAACAATAAGACGAAATGCCTGTGAACCAGGTAATGCTGCTGCAAGTTGTTTAGCCATCAAAATCATCTGCCCTGCTAATGGTATATCATCATTATTTAATTCAGTAATATCCGAGATATGTTTTTTGGGAATAATAAGATAATGAATTATTGCTTTAGGTGCAATATTATCAATAACAATCACTTCATCTGTTTGAGTAATTATTTTTGATGGTACTTTGCCAACGATTATTTTACAAAAAACACAATTTTGTGCTTCCACCTAAATATAATCCCTTATTTTTTGTTCCTCATGACATTCAACATAACTTATACATGTTGAATTTAATTTTGGTGCCGAGGGTCGGACTCGAACCGACATGATGTTACCATCGCGAGATTTTGAGTCTCGTGCGTCTGCCATTTCGCCACCCCGGCATATATTTATTTCAAAGACATTATTAGAATAACGTAAAGAGCTATACCCGTCAATAAAAAAGCCCCGCATATGCGAGGCTTTTTTTAAATAATATGGTGACCTATGGTATAAAACCATAAACCATTAAAAAACTATGTTGTTTTTTGCTCATCGTTAAGGCTATCTAAATATTCATCCGATGCCTTCCAGTCAATTTCTAAATATTTAACCTTAAGTTCCAAATCTAATATGTTAGCTAACAGCGCAGATAACAGCGTACATTCTTTACTATTATAGGTAACCGTTCCAAGTATCGGAAGTTTACCTGTAGCGTTCGGATGTTGCTGACATTCAATTTCATAAAAAGGCAACTTACGTTGCAATATTTTTAATTTTTTCTTCGCTCCTTGCAACTCTTTAAGTAATGGTATTTCTTCTATTGCTTGAAAAGCTTCATTACTGAGTGAACTTTCACAATTTGCCAGGGATAAACCAAACAATAACAATAATAATGATATATTTTTTACGTTCATGCAGTAATTCCCTTATCTAAAATGAACTTATTTAATTCCATTATTATAATTCTATCATAAATAAAAACTACGTCAAATAAGGCAAGTTCTGGATTTTTTTATTTAACCTACGTAGCGTAGGTTAAATAAAAAATCCGGCTTTAGAGGTAATATGATTAATCTCATACAACCTCTAAAATACCGGAACTTCTTATGCGATACAATATCTTATTGGCTTTCTCCATGCTTCTTTGCTATTTCTACAAATCGAGATGCACCAGGCTTAATTGTTCTTTCCATTGTTCCATAATCAACAGAATACAGCCCAAATTTCTTACCATATTCTCCACATGAAAATCCATCAAGAAAGCTATAATAATAAAACCCTTGAACATTACAACCATCTTGCATAGCTGCATGTGTTGCATACACATAACGCTCATCATGAAGCTTGCGAAGATTATCATTCGTTGTAGCAATACCACTTTGAGTAATAATCATTGGAATGTTTAATTGACGTGCCATTTTAGTGTCTACTTCCTTAATTGCAGCATATAAACCTTCTGGGTATACGGTTACCTTTTTAACATCTGTTTTAGCTTCATGAGCAAACGACATACGTTTAAAGTTCTTCATTTGATAATGACTATGATAATTAATACCAATAAAATCAATTGAGTGCGGTGCTAATGAGTTTGTATAATGTTTTACAACACCACCCCATTTTGCGGGTAACGTACGAATGGAAATATCAAATTTACCCGTTGTAAAAAATGTATAAAATGAATCATTAGTAAGTTTGTTCGCCATCGAACATGCAAGCTTATCCCATGGGTAATAAGGTTCAAGTTGAACAACGTGCTTCGTGATACCCACGTGTATTTTATTTTCTGTATCAGCTTTTTTAAGGTTTTGATACACACGAACATGCGCTTCGAGTTCATTTTTTAGTACATCAATCGCCAATTGCATATTCTTTTTAAATGGATAATGTGTTTTATTCCAATAGCCAAGCATAGCATATGATTCTGGCGACCAAAACGTAATAAACTTATACGCTTTTCCTTGTAATGCTTCAAAAACTTTAGAACAATACTCTTCAAAATACTGAATATTATAATCTTTCTCAAAACCACCACAATTAATGAACCATGCTGGATCACGATAATCTTTCAAAATTATTACTGGTTCAATATTATTATAATTAAACTCATCACAGGCATCAGCATAATGCTGTAGCGCTTGTTGATCAAAATATCCTAATGATGGCTCTACCTTTTCCCAATCAATTGATAAAGAACAGGCCGTAAGTCCAGATTCTTTCATCAATTGTATATCTTCTTTATAACGATTCCAGTGATCACACTTCTCAACTTCACCAGCAAAAATTAGCGTCCCAAACTTAAAATCGCTGGAAAAACTCATACGAGACGTATCCCTATCCTGCCAATTCCAATTACGATACAGGATGCACCACATTCACAGCAAAAAATGCCGCTATTGTTAAAAAAATCGTCGATTTATTAAACATAGAAATACCCCCTACTTAAACGATAATTATTATTATTTTGAGATGTGAATGTTTTAAAAAAACAAAACAGATCCTAATAGTAATTATAAGTCTTTGTCTAATATTGTCAACAAGAGGGGGTAAAAATAGTTTTTTTAGATTACTAAGAAATCGCTCTTACACTAATCCAATCAATAAAACGACTTCGTTTATCCTCATCTTCAAACCACCACATAGCAGGGCCTTTTTCAAGTTTAAAA
The nucleotide sequence above comes from Candidatus Babeliales bacterium. Encoded proteins:
- a CDS encoding family 1 glycosylhydrolase — translated: MSFSSDFKFGTLIFAGEVEKCDHWNRYKEDIQLMKESGLTACSLSIDWEKVEPSLGYFDQQALQHYADACDEFNYNNIEPVIILKDYRDPAWFINCGGFEKDYNIQYFEEYCSKVFEALQGKAYKFITFWSPESYAMLGYWNKTHYPFKKNMQLAIDVLKNELEAHVRVYQNLKKADTENKIHVGITKHVVQLEPYYPWDKLACSMANKLTNDSFYTFFTTGKFDISIRTLPAKWGGVVKHYTNSLAPHSIDFIGINYHSHYQMKNFKRMSFAHEAKTDVKKVTVYPEGLYAAIKEVDTKMARQLNIPMIITQSGIATTNDNLRKLHDERYVYATHAAMQDGCNVQGFYYYSFLDGFSCGEYGKKFGLYSVDYGTMERTIKPGASRFVEIAKKHGESQ
- a CDS encoding HIT domain-containing protein; this translates as MEAQNCVFCKIIVGKVPSKIITQTDEVIVIDNIAPKAIIHYLIIPKKHISDITELNNDDIPLAGQMILMAKQLAAALPGSQAFRLIVNNGSDVGQSVFHLHFHFLAGQKFSDY